The following proteins come from a genomic window of Hymenobacter canadensis:
- a CDS encoding cold-shock protein, whose product MQTGTVKFFNETKGFGFIKVDGTGEDIFVHVTECIDEIRDNDKVQFEIAQGRKGLNAVKVKLA is encoded by the coding sequence ATGCAGACAGGAACTGTAAAATTCTTCAACGAAACCAAAGGTTTCGGCTTCATCAAAGTTGACGGCACCGGCGAAGACATCTTCGTACACGTTACGGAGTGCATCGACGAGATTCGCGACAACGACAAAGTTCAATTCGAAATTGCTCAGGGCCGCAAAGGCCTGAATGCTGTAAAAGTGAAGCTGGCTTAG
- a CDS encoding DEAD/DEAH box helicase: protein MENETVKTKFSELTLSEEMQRAITEVGYEEASPIQAAGIPVLLAGRDVIGQAQTGTGKTAAFSIPAIERVDTDSREVQCLVLCPTRELAVQVSGEIQKLGKYKRGLAVVPIYGGSSYDRQFRALERGVQIVIGTPGRVMDHIERGTLKLEHCKMIILDEADEMLDMGFRDDIETVLKKMPEDRQTVFFSATMSKPIMEMTKRYQKDPQIVKVNHQEMTVTNIEQSYFEVRGPQKKDVLTRLIDMYNIKSGIVFANTKRMVDEIVGDLQAKGYFAEGLHGDMGQQQRQNTLDKFRKGTLEILVATDVAARGIDVDNVEVVVNYDLPADEEYYVHRIGRTGRAGKQGKAFTFVSGRDIYKLRDIMRFTKANIKQERVPSFEDVSEVKTTLMLNSIKEVIVKGNLDKYIARVQRLIDQEQEEAVTSLDVAAALLKMTMKEDKRAQESLDASRTQGAARAGFTRLFVTMGKKDRLHPRDIVDLIAENTSLTASKVGDIALYDKFSFVEIPNEFVEEVVSQLGRSSIQGRPVAFNIATPRQEGDAQQEGGNRGGFGGGSERPRRAPGGFGGGERREGGSSYGGGNRREGGSSYGGNRGGGSYGGGERREGGSSYGGNRGGGSYGGGNRREGGSSYGGGYKGKRDDS, encoded by the coding sequence ATGGAAAACGAAACCGTTAAGACCAAGTTCAGCGAGCTGACCCTCTCTGAAGAAATGCAGCGTGCCATCACCGAAGTTGGCTACGAAGAAGCATCCCCCATCCAGGCCGCCGGTATTCCGGTCCTGCTCGCCGGCCGCGACGTAATCGGCCAGGCCCAGACCGGCACCGGTAAAACTGCCGCCTTCTCTATCCCCGCCATTGAGCGTGTCGATACCGACTCGCGCGAAGTGCAGTGCCTCGTGCTCTGCCCCACCCGCGAGCTGGCGGTGCAGGTTTCAGGCGAAATCCAGAAACTGGGCAAATACAAGCGTGGTCTGGCCGTTGTGCCCATCTACGGTGGCTCTTCCTACGACCGTCAGTTCCGCGCTCTGGAGCGTGGCGTGCAGATCGTAATCGGTACTCCCGGCCGCGTAATGGACCACATCGAGCGTGGCACGCTCAAGCTGGAGCATTGCAAAATGATCATCCTCGATGAGGCCGACGAAATGCTCGACATGGGCTTCCGCGACGACATCGAGACGGTGCTCAAGAAAATGCCTGAAGACCGCCAGACGGTGTTCTTCTCGGCTACCATGAGCAAGCCGATCATGGAGATGACCAAGCGCTACCAGAAGGATCCGCAGATCGTGAAGGTAAACCATCAGGAAATGACGGTTACCAACATCGAGCAGAGCTACTTTGAGGTGCGCGGTCCGCAGAAAAAAGACGTGCTGACCCGTCTGATCGACATGTACAACATCAAGTCGGGCATCGTCTTCGCCAACACGAAGCGCATGGTGGACGAGATTGTAGGCGACCTGCAGGCTAAAGGCTACTTCGCCGAAGGTCTGCACGGCGACATGGGCCAGCAGCAGCGCCAGAACACGCTCGATAAATTCCGCAAAGGCACCCTCGAAATCCTGGTAGCTACCGACGTAGCCGCCCGTGGCATCGACGTGGATAACGTGGAAGTAGTAGTCAACTACGACCTGCCTGCCGACGAGGAATACTACGTGCACCGCATCGGCCGCACCGGCCGCGCCGGCAAGCAGGGCAAAGCCTTCACCTTCGTGAGCGGCCGCGACATCTACAAGCTGCGCGACATCATGCGCTTCACCAAAGCCAACATCAAGCAGGAGCGCGTGCCGTCCTTCGAAGATGTGTCGGAGGTGAAAACCACCCTCATGCTCAACTCCATTAAGGAGGTGATTGTGAAGGGTAACCTCGACAAGTACATTGCCCGCGTGCAACGCCTCATCGATCAGGAGCAGGAAGAAGCCGTTACGTCGCTTGACGTAGCTGCCGCTTTGCTGAAGATGACGATGAAGGAAGACAAGCGCGCCCAGGAAAGCCTCGATGCCAGCCGTACGCAGGGCGCCGCCCGTGCCGGCTTCACCCGTCTGTTCGTGACGATGGGCAAGAAGGACCGTCTGCATCCCCGCGACATCGTGGACCTGATTGCCGAAAACACCAGCCTCACGGCCAGCAAAGTCGGTGACATTGCCCTCTACGACAAGTTCAGCTTCGTGGAAATCCCGAATGAGTTCGTGGAAGAAGTGGTGAGCCAGCTCGGCCGCAGCTCCATCCAGGGTCGTCCGGTGGCCTTCAACATTGCTACGCCGCGCCAGGAAGGTGATGCGCAGCAGGAAGGCGGTAACCGCGGTGGCTTCGGCGGCGGCAGCGAGCGTCCTCGTCGGGCCCCAGGTGGGTTCGGTGGTGGTGAGCGTCGCGAAGGTGGCAGCAGCTACGGCGGCGGCAATCGTCGCGAAGGTGGCAGCTCCTACGGCGGCAACCGCGGTGGCGGTAGCTACGGTGGTGGCGAGCGTCGGGAAGGCGGCAGCAGCTACGGCGGCAACCGCGGCGGCGGCTCCTACGGCGGTGGCAACCGCCGCGAGGGTGGCAGCAGCTACGGCGGCGGCTACAAAGGCAAGCGTGACGACAGCTAA
- a CDS encoding acyl-CoA thioesterase produces the protein MTTPAFRFSHLLTVQPEDIDDLDHANNVQYVRWVQDTAAAHWHTAYPPADGHTFIWVVREHRIRYHHPALLGEQLRCTTWIGEVRGAQSQRFVRIERAEDGKLLCEAETQWVLLDPQTKRPVRVTPEMVERLWGAV, from the coding sequence ATGACCACGCCCGCTTTCCGCTTTTCGCACCTGCTCACCGTCCAGCCCGAGGACATCGACGACCTGGACCACGCCAACAACGTGCAGTATGTGCGCTGGGTGCAGGACACGGCCGCCGCGCACTGGCACACGGCCTACCCGCCCGCCGACGGCCACACCTTTATCTGGGTGGTGCGGGAGCACCGCATCCGCTACCACCACCCGGCCCTGCTGGGCGAGCAGCTGCGCTGCACCACTTGGATTGGCGAGGTGCGCGGCGCCCAGAGCCAGCGCTTCGTGCGCATCGAGCGGGCCGAGGATGGCAAACTACTCTGCGAAGCCGAGACGCAGTGGGTGCTGCTGGACCCGCAAACCAAGCGCCCGGTGCGCGTGACGCCGGAGATGGTGGAGCGGCTTTGGGGAGCGGTGTAG